The following are encoded in a window of Thamnophis elegans isolate rThaEle1 chromosome 14, rThaEle1.pri, whole genome shotgun sequence genomic DNA:
- the C1QTNF8 gene encoding LOW QUALITY PROTEIN: complement C1q tumor necrosis factor-related protein 8 (The sequence of the model RefSeq protein was modified relative to this genomic sequence to represent the inferred CDS: inserted 3 bases in 2 codons; deleted 3 bases in 3 codons), with product MHPTFLLLLVCFLHASSLPGEKAPPKKRAGRPPPCVRCCGQDEQPASITASRFARMTTDSRYATPKIQPTIDIHILKGEKGEMGNEDLQGSKXQSGEPGLQGSHGQKGEKGQVGPPGHSCKQHYAAFSIGRSKPLHSFDYYQRVTFDTEFVNLYKHFNMFTGSFFCYVPGIYFFNLTVHTXNYKETYLHIMKNEDQVAILYSQPSERSIMQSQSIMLDLLEGDEVWVRMFKLERENAIYSEESDIYIIFNGHLIKPAVEGTPGQG from the exons ATGCATCCCACCTTTCTCCTGCTCTTGGTGTGTTTTCTGCATGCCAGCAGTCTTCCGGGTGAAAAGGCACCCCCAAAGAAGAGGGCCGGGAGGCCTCCACCGTGTGTAAGATGCTGCGGGCAGGACGAGCAGCCGGCCTCCATCACTGCTTCCCGATTCGCACGGATGACCACCGACTCTCGTTATGCC ACCCCTAAGATCCAGCCCACCATTGATATCCACATCTTAAAAG GAGAAAAAGGTGAGATGGGGAACGAGGACTTGCAGGGCTCGAA GCAATCAGGTGAGCCAGGCCTGCAGGGATCCCATGGCCAGAAAGGAGAAAAGGGTCAGGTGGGC CCACCAGGCCATTCCTGCAAGCAGCATTATGCGGCCTTTTCGATCGGACGCAGCAAACCCCTCCACAGTTTTGATTACTACCAGCGGGTCACTTTTGACACA GAGTTTGTCAACCTCTACAAGCATTTCAACATGTTTACGGGAAGCTTCTTCTGCTACGTCCCAGGGATCTACTTCTTCAACCTGACTGTCCACA TGAACTACAAGGAGACCTACCTGCACATCATGAAGAATGAAGATCAAGTGGCCATTCTCTACTCTCAGCCCAGCGAGAGGAGCATCATGCAGAGCCAAAGTATCATGCTGGACCTCCTGGAAGGAGACGAGGTCTGGGTACGAATGTTCAAGCTGGAGCGGGAGAACGCAATCTACAGTGAGGAATCAGATATCTATATTATCTTCAATGGCCACCTAATTAAGCCAGCTGTAGAAGGAACTCCAGGCCAAGGCTAA